One part of the Mytilus trossulus isolate FHL-02 chromosome 11, PNRI_Mtr1.1.1.hap1, whole genome shotgun sequence genome encodes these proteins:
- the LOC134691216 gene encoding uncharacterized protein LOC134691216, with amino-acid sequence MSKNRIGQNSMETIWQKSRWREAVDKLKNSSFTNFSLKNGYPTQPPSYREYDSPSLPQQREDDRQLLNNNKRMKDVSCCLKAINYIIGIFLLISLILSTVGTTTSYWLDTGTLNVGLFKVCSKSSTCQPVSSFTESVFATTPNTWRIVTGLDISGCCMLLLCLIFYCIFVHCTVLDYRKVSCGVLLCILVMLSAGAILSGMAVMVWYYFDIDKTYSLDWSFYVAASGGGLAFITFCIMIVYIFALAFE; translated from the exons ATGTCAAAAAACAGAATTGGACAGAATTCAATGGAAACAATCTGGCAGAAATCTCGATGGAGGGAAGCGGTGGATAAGCTTAAAAATAGTAGCTTCACCAATTTCAGTCTTAAAAACGGTTATCCGACACAACCACCATCATATCGTGAATACGATTCCCCATCATTGCCACAACAAAGAGAAGACGACAGacaattgttaaataataacaaaagaaTGAAGGATGTAAGTTGCTGTTTAAAAGCTATAAACTATATCATAGGGATATTCCTTTTGATATCGCTTATCCTGTCTACTGTTGGTACAACTACGTCATATTGGCTCGATACTGGTACCCTAAATGTTGGATTATTCAAGGTCTGCTCAAAATCTTCAACCTGTCAACCTGTTTCATCCTTTACGGAATCTGTGTTCGCAACAA CGCCAAACACATGGAGAATAGTTACTGGTCTGGACATATCAGGATGTTGTATGTTGCTGCTGTgtcttatattttattgtatatttgttcATTGCACTGTTTTGGATTATCGGAAAGTCAGTTGCGGTGTATTATTGTGTATACTTGTGATGCTGAGTG cTGGTGCTATTCTAAGTGGAATGGCTGTTATGGTGTGGTACTATTTTGACATTGATAAAACATACTCATTGGACTGGTCTTTCTATGTAGCGGCGTCTGGTGGTGGCCTTGCTTTTATAACTTTCTGTATTATGATTGTGTATATATTTGCACTGGCGTTTGAATGA